The genomic region tgtgactgtgttggtgtgtgactgtgttggtgtgtgactgtgttggtgtgtgtgtgactgtgttggtgtgactgtgttggtgtgactgtgttggtgtgactgtgttggtgtgactgtgttggtgtgactgtgttggtgtgactgtgttggtgtgtgtgtgactgtgttggtgtgtgtgtgactgtgttggtgtgtgtgtgactgtgttggtgtgtgtgtgactgtgttggtgggtgtgtgactgtgttggtgggtgtgtgactgtgttggtgggtgtgtgactgtgttggtgggtgtgtgactgtgttggtgtgtgtgtgactgtgttggtgtgtgtgtgactgtgttggtgtgtgtgtgactgtgttggtgtgtgtgtgactgtgttggtgtgtgactgtgttggtgtgtgactgtgttggtgtgtgtgtgactgtgttggtgtgtgtgtgactgtgttggtgtgtgactgtgttggtgtgtgactgtgttggtgtgtgactgtgttggtgtgactgtgttggggtgtgtgtgactgtgttggggtgtgtgactgtgtgtgtgtgactgtgttggggtgtgtgactgtgttggggtgtgtgactgtgtgtgtgtgactgtgtctgtgttggtgtgtgactgtgttggtgtgtgtgtgactgtgttggtgtgtgtgtgactgtgttggtgtgtgtgtgactgtgttggtgtgactgtgttggtgtgtgtgtgactgtgactgtgttggtgtgtgactgtgttggtgtgtgtctgtgttggtgtgtgtgtgttggtgtgtgtctgtgttggtgtgtgtgtgactgtgtctgtgttggtgtgtgactgtgttggtgtgtgtgtgactgtgactgtgttggtgtgtgactgtgttggtgtgactgtgttggtgtgtgtgtgactgtgactgtgttggtgtgtgactgtgttggtgtgtgactgtgttggtgtgactgtgttggtgtgactgtgttggtgtgtgtgtgactgtgactgtgttggtgtgactgtgttggtgtgtgtgtgtgactgttggtgtgtgtgtgtgactgtgttggtgtgtgactgtgttggtgtgactgtgttggtgtgtgtgtgactgactgtgttggtgtgtgttggtgtgtgactgtgttggtgtgtgaagggtgaggttgagtgagtgttttagctGTAGGTCAGTGCACTGATGATCAGttgtaaatgaaaacatttaacaGCTCTGTACATAATCATAATGCTAATaattcattctctctgtctctctgtctctctgtctctctctctctgtctgtctgtctgtctgtctgtctgtctctgcagaATGATCAGCAGTTAGACTGTGCCCTGGACCTGATGAGGCGTCTCCCTCCACAGCAGATTGAGAAGAATCTTAGTGACCTCATcgatctggtgtgtgtgtgtgtgtgtgtgtgtgtgtgtgtgcgtgcgtgtgtttcaTTCCTGATGGTAAATCCTCCACTCTCTCCGTAGTGGACCTAAAAATATAATGTCAATATGTAGTGGAAGCTTCTACCCTCCTGTTTAGCCCagtgttcaacacacacacaatctctctctctgtctctctctctctctgtctctctctctctctgtctgtctctcactcaacACCTGCCGTTCCCCTTTAACTGTAAAGTGGATTAAATCCCACacattcttttctctttttgcaTCACTTTATTCCCCACATCTGTATTTacatccatcttcctctctcgctcacacaccaTTGTTAGTGACGATTAGTggaactgtcactcactcagcaggaccagatgtagcgtgtgtgtgtgtgtctccctgtctttctttctcttggcTGAATAGAAACACCTggtaacagatttttttttccttcttcggtctctctctccccatttacttaactgtgtgtgtgtaggtgcccAGCCTGTGTGAGGATCTGCTCTCTTCTGTGGATCAGCCTCTGAAGATCGCCAGAGACAAAGTGGTTGGGAAAGATTATCTTCTCTGTGACTACAACCGTGATGGAGACTCCTACAGGTCAGAATCAGAACTGCACTGTGGCCCTGTGCTAAATCACTCCCACAACCACACTGCTGTTGATGACATCGgcctgaactgtgtgtgtgttcttttagATCTCCATGGAGTAATAAATATGAGCCCCCAATTGATGATGGTGCCATGCCCTCGGCCCGTCTGAGGAAGCTGGAGGTGGAGGCCAACAATGCCTTCGACCAATACAGAgacctgtgagtgtgtttaaatCACGCTGCTACCCGTGTTGGTGCCAGTAATTTGTTCTGCTGGTTCTTCTCTGAACCCTGTACCTGGTTCTTCTCTGAACAGCTcttgatgtgtatatgtatgtattaggTATTTTGAGGGAGGCGTGTCCTCCGTGTACCTGTGGGATCTGGATCATGGGTTTGCCGGAGTCATCCTCATTAAGAAGGCTGGAGATGGCTCCAAAAAAATCAAGGGCTGCTGGGATTCCATTCATGTGGTGGAGGTGCAGGTGAGAGCTCGGCATGCTGGGAAATGGAGTTCTACCTGTAATGAACTTGATTATTcaagctcacacacatacatacactcacacacacacacacacacacacactgtctcactctatctctctctgtgtctcaggaGAAGTCAAGTGGCCGCACTGCTCATTATAAACTCACCTCCACGGTGATGCTGTGGCTGCAGACAACCAAAACTGGCTCTGGAACCATGAACCTGGGAGGAAGCCTCACTCGACAGGTAACCATAGCAACCAGGTAAACTTAGAAAGACTGACAGACAAAGATAAGTGCAACAATCAGGTAACCTCAGTGAGAGATGGGTAACCCTAATGACCAGAGTGGGAAAAGAGAGAGGTGACCATGTAGGCTGTAGGttggttttggtgtgtgtgtgtgtgtacactacaTGTGTGACACAGCTCAGTGTGAAGCCGTTTGGTGCTCATTGACCTGTGATGTGTGAAGCTGTTATATCCGGGCTGAAATCTTTGACAGATAAATAAGAGTGTGAGCTCCTGCAGTGTGTGGAACAGGGTCATGTGACAGGACGAGTAGAACACACCTCCGTCTGAGAGCACCagacacttcctgtttcacacTCAGCTCCTGCTGAAAGAACACTTGTCATTAGTGCAGAGTGTAATTATTATAAACCTTCTGtctccgagagagagagagagatggtgttaTGTCTCCTCTAACAAACCAAAGTTAGTGTGGGTCTCTGTTAAAGAGCAGCTGCAACCACCTCaacatcatttatatttaatcctgatctctctctctctctctctatttctctgtatCTATCAttctatttgtctctctcttctttacATCCTGATCTCTCGTTCCACAGATGGAGAAAGATGAGACAGTCAGCGAGTCCTCACCACACATCGCCAACATCGGACGCCTGGTcgaggtaaaacacaca from Hemibagrus wyckioides isolate EC202008001 linkage group LG21, SWU_Hwy_1.0, whole genome shotgun sequence harbors:
- the capzb gene encoding F-actin-capping protein subunit beta isoform X1 — protein: MNDQQLDCALDLMRRLPPQQIEKNLSDLIDLVPSLCEDLLSSVDQPLKIARDKVVGKDYLLCDYNRDGDSYRSPWSNKYEPPIDDGAMPSARLRKLEVEANNAFDQYRDLYFEGGVSSVYLWDLDHGFAGVILIKKAGDGSKKIKGCWDSIHVVEVQEKSSGRTAHYKLTSTVMLWLQTTKTGSGTMNLGGSLTRQMEKDETVSESSPHIANIGRLVEDMENKIRSTLNEIYFGKTKDIVNGLRSVQTLAAVRAKQEALRTDLIDALNKRKQQS
- the capzb gene encoding F-actin-capping protein subunit beta isoform X2, encoding MNDQQLDCALDLMRRLPPQQIEKNLSDLIDLVPSLCEDLLSSVDQPLKIARDKVVGKDYLLCDYNRDGDSYRSPWSNKYEPPIDDGAMPSARLRKLEVEANNAFDQYRDLYFEGGVSSVYLWDLDHGFAGVILIKKAGDGSKKIKGCWDSIHVVEVQEKSSGRTAHYKLTSTVMLWLQTTKTGSGTMNLGGSLTRQMEKDETVSESSPHIANIGRLVEDMENKIRSTLNEIYFGKTKDIVNGLRSIESLPDNQKYRQLQRELSQVLTQRQIFIE